A window of the Cystobacter fuscus genome harbors these coding sequences:
- a CDS encoding PH domain-containing protein, translating into MFGKLAADALGLSDIGAVIAPADYDKVDADDYVMHEDQEKIFFLIKSKSDEYCFTNKALVHLDGTSATSKKRMLHRYSYGSHPVSNVRLETAGTIDMDVEIKFQLGAKSFSIDVHKKHLEQVKDLYKALFRISELMHENEVALGLAKTSIELASTTLGRGQAGSAPLVETFKELNQAAFSWFLGAQQKYWVKDFGFVFERYLKS; encoded by the coding sequence ATGTTCGGAAAACTCGCCGCCGACGCCCTTGGTCTCAGTGACATCGGCGCGGTCATCGCTCCGGCCGACTACGACAAGGTGGATGCCGACGACTACGTGATGCACGAGGACCAGGAGAAGATCTTCTTCCTGATCAAGTCCAAGTCCGACGAGTACTGCTTCACCAACAAGGCCCTCGTCCACCTGGATGGCACCAGCGCCACCAGCAAGAAGCGCATGCTGCACCGCTACAGCTATGGTTCCCACCCGGTGTCCAACGTGCGGCTCGAGACCGCGGGCACCATCGACATGGACGTGGAGATCAAGTTCCAGCTCGGCGCGAAGAGCTTCTCCATCGACGTGCACAAGAAGCACCTCGAGCAGGTGAAGGATCTCTACAAGGCCCTCTTCCGCATCTCCGAGCTGATGCACGAGAACGAGGTGGCGCTCGGTCTGGCCAAGACCAGCATCGAGCTCGCCTCCACCACCCTGGGCCGTGGCCAGGCGGGCAGCGCGCCGCTCGTGGAGACCTTCAAGGAACTCAACCAGGCCGCCTTCTCCTGGTTCCTCGGCGCGCAGCAGAAGTACTGGGTGAAGGACTTCGGCTTCGTGTTCGAGCGCTACCTCAAGTCCTGA